In one Culex quinquefasciatus strain JHB chromosome 2, VPISU_Cqui_1.0_pri_paternal, whole genome shotgun sequence genomic region, the following are encoded:
- the LOC6045031 gene encoding substance-P receptor isoform X1 — MHVADTITYHYANNYTLNISDAEIINSHDVLYDVPVGLVVLLSVFYGTISVLAVIGNSLVIWIVLTTKQMQTITNMFIANLALADVIIAMFAIPFQFQAAVLQRWNLPDFMCPFCPFVQLLSVNVSVFTLTAIAVDRHRAIINPLRARTSKNISKFVISAIWTLSFSLAAPMLVALRVEPVSNLVLGENNDTYVNVTKPFCQVVNFEQSEMLFYRYILTLVQYFVPLCVISFVYIQMAFRLWGSKTPGNAQDSRDITMLKNKKKVIKMLIIVVALFGICWFPLQLYNILHVTWPEVNQYRYINIIWFICDWLAMSNSCYNPFIYGIYNEKFKREFHKRFPFRGRGQGGYHQDQSIDKTLSIFTRVSSVRSSYATSSIRNKHATGRLAAAIGGFGTGTNFYHQQALQYKTTNLNNQDRSPNGRLNNGPAPWDSKACSCRKSTNSNGSNSASVQLLGAGTDSSFPRNEPDCARYQAGSTPPSERKLINGTADKIDFIDIVSLNHPHPDSADDGEVDDENGLNDLNRRQKSAASGDRFHLYCNNLQTFKLYD; from the exons ATGCACGTTGCGGATACGATAACCTACCATTATGCAAATAACTACACGTTAAATATAAGTGATGCGGAAATAATCAACTCACACG ACGTCCTGTACGACGTTCCGGTGGGGCTGGTCGTGCTGCTGTCGGTGTTCTACGGCACCATCAGCGTCCTGGCTGTGATAGGCAACTCGCTGGTGATATGGATCGTCCTGACGACGAAGCAGATGCAAACTATTACAAACATGTTTATAGCGAACCTGGCCCTGGCCGACGTCATCATCGCGATGTTCGCGATCCCGTTCCAGTTCCAGGCCGCCGTCCTGCAGCGGTGGAACCTGCCGGACTTTATGTGCCCGTTTTGTCCCTTTGTGCAGCTGCTCAGCGTCAACGTGTCCGTGTTCACGCTGACCGCGATCGCCGTCGACCGGCACCGGGCCATCATCAACCCGTTGAG GGCCCGCACCTCCAAAAACATCTCCAAGTTCGTGATCAGCGCCATCTGGACGTTGTCATTTTCGCTGGCCGCCCCGATGCTGGTCGCCCTGCGGGTCGAACCGGTGTCCAACCTCGTCCTGGGGGAAAACAACGACACGTACGTCAACGTGACGAAACCCTTCTGCCAAGTGGTCAACTTTGAGCAGTCCGAGATGCTGTTCTATCGGTACATTCTGACGCTGGTGCAGTACTTTGTCCCGCTGTGCGTCATCAGCTTCGTGTACATCCAGATGGCGTTCCGGCTGTGGGGCTCGAAAACGCCTGGAAACGCGCAAGATTCGCGCGACATCACCATGCTGAAGAACAAGAAGAAG GTTATCAAAATGTTGATCATTGTGGTGGCCCTCTTCGGCATCTGCTGGTTTCCGCTCCAACTGTACAACATTCTACACGTAACGTGGCCAGAGGTTAACCA GTACCGGTACATCAACATCATCTGGTTCATATGCGACTGGCTAGCGATGAGCAACAGCTGTTATAATCCGTTCATTTATGGCATTTACAAT GAAAAGTTCAAACGAGAGTTCCACAAGCGTTTTCCGTTCCGGGGCCGAGGCCAGGGCGGCTACCACCAGGACCAGTCGATTGATAAAACCCTGTCGATATTCACCCGCGTCAGCTCGGTCCGGTCCAGCTACGCGACGTCCTCGATCCGGAACAAGCACGCCACCGGACGGCTGGCGGCTGCCATCGGTGGCTTTGGAACGGGCACAAACTTTTATCACCAGCAGGCACTGCAGTACAAAACGACGAATCTCAACAACCAGGACCGCAGTCCGAATGGCCGACTCAACAACGGCCCGGCACCATGGGATTCCAAGGCTTGTTCCTGCCGCAAGTCAACCAACAGCAACGGTTCAAACTCCGCCAGCGTGCAGCTGCTCGGCGCCGGAACCGACTCCTCGTTTCCCCGCAACGAACCGGATTGTGCGCGATACCAGGCCGGATCGACGCCCCCGAGCGAGCGGAAGCTTATCAACGGAACTGCGGACAAGATCGATTTTATCGACATTGTCTCGTTGAATCATCCCCACCCGGACAGCGCCGACGACGGTGAGGTGGATGACGAGAATGGTCTGAACGATCTGAACCGGAGGCAAAAGTCGGCGGCTTCCGGCGATCGGTTTCACTTGTACTGTAACAATTTGCAGACCTTTAAGCTATATGACTAG
- the LOC6045031 gene encoding RYamide receptor isoform X2 yields the protein MQTITNMFIANLALADVIIAMFAIPFQFQAAVLQRWNLPDFMCPFCPFVQLLSVNVSVFTLTAIAVDRHRAIINPLRARTSKNISKFVISAIWTLSFSLAAPMLVALRVEPVSNLVLGENNDTYVNVTKPFCQVVNFEQSEMLFYRYILTLVQYFVPLCVISFVYIQMAFRLWGSKTPGNAQDSRDITMLKNKKKVIKMLIIVVALFGICWFPLQLYNILHVTWPEVNQYRYINIIWFICDWLAMSNSCYNPFIYGIYNEKFKREFHKRFPFRGRGQGGYHQDQSIDKTLSIFTRVSSVRSSYATSSIRNKHATGRLAAAIGGFGTGTNFYHQQALQYKTTNLNNQDRSPNGRLNNGPAPWDSKACSCRKSTNSNGSNSASVQLLGAGTDSSFPRNEPDCARYQAGSTPPSERKLINGTADKIDFIDIVSLNHPHPDSADDGEVDDENGLNDLNRRQKSAASGDRFHLYCNNLQTFKLYD from the exons ATGCAAACTATTACAAACATGTTTATAGCGAACCTGGCCCTGGCCGACGTCATCATCGCGATGTTCGCGATCCCGTTCCAGTTCCAGGCCGCCGTCCTGCAGCGGTGGAACCTGCCGGACTTTATGTGCCCGTTTTGTCCCTTTGTGCAGCTGCTCAGCGTCAACGTGTCCGTGTTCACGCTGACCGCGATCGCCGTCGACCGGCACCGGGCCATCATCAACCCGTTGAG GGCCCGCACCTCCAAAAACATCTCCAAGTTCGTGATCAGCGCCATCTGGACGTTGTCATTTTCGCTGGCCGCCCCGATGCTGGTCGCCCTGCGGGTCGAACCGGTGTCCAACCTCGTCCTGGGGGAAAACAACGACACGTACGTCAACGTGACGAAACCCTTCTGCCAAGTGGTCAACTTTGAGCAGTCCGAGATGCTGTTCTATCGGTACATTCTGACGCTGGTGCAGTACTTTGTCCCGCTGTGCGTCATCAGCTTCGTGTACATCCAGATGGCGTTCCGGCTGTGGGGCTCGAAAACGCCTGGAAACGCGCAAGATTCGCGCGACATCACCATGCTGAAGAACAAGAAGAAG GTTATCAAAATGTTGATCATTGTGGTGGCCCTCTTCGGCATCTGCTGGTTTCCGCTCCAACTGTACAACATTCTACACGTAACGTGGCCAGAGGTTAACCA GTACCGGTACATCAACATCATCTGGTTCATATGCGACTGGCTAGCGATGAGCAACAGCTGTTATAATCCGTTCATTTATGGCATTTACAAT GAAAAGTTCAAACGAGAGTTCCACAAGCGTTTTCCGTTCCGGGGCCGAGGCCAGGGCGGCTACCACCAGGACCAGTCGATTGATAAAACCCTGTCGATATTCACCCGCGTCAGCTCGGTCCGGTCCAGCTACGCGACGTCCTCGATCCGGAACAAGCACGCCACCGGACGGCTGGCGGCTGCCATCGGTGGCTTTGGAACGGGCACAAACTTTTATCACCAGCAGGCACTGCAGTACAAAACGACGAATCTCAACAACCAGGACCGCAGTCCGAATGGCCGACTCAACAACGGCCCGGCACCATGGGATTCCAAGGCTTGTTCCTGCCGCAAGTCAACCAACAGCAACGGTTCAAACTCCGCCAGCGTGCAGCTGCTCGGCGCCGGAACCGACTCCTCGTTTCCCCGCAACGAACCGGATTGTGCGCGATACCAGGCCGGATCGACGCCCCCGAGCGAGCGGAAGCTTATCAACGGAACTGCGGACAAGATCGATTTTATCGACATTGTCTCGTTGAATCATCCCCACCCGGACAGCGCCGACGACGGTGAGGTGGATGACGAGAATGGTCTGAACGATCTGAACCGGAGGCAAAAGTCGGCGGCTTCCGGCGATCGGTTTCACTTGTACTGTAACAATTTGCAGACCTTTAAGCTATATGACTAG